In Schizosaccharomyces osmophilus chromosome 2, complete sequence, the following proteins share a genomic window:
- the smp4 gene encoding Stm1/Oga1 family protein Smp4, translated as MSPAPYKDLNKDTVHTHPPVRESERREEHGWGTLKQEPLMEDQAEHDAEADMSKDLKEVKQEASRPPPSK; from the coding sequence ATGAGCCCTGCACCCTACAAAGATCTCAACAAGGACACTGTTCACACTCATCCTCCAGTTCGTGAGTCGGAGCGCAGAGAAGAGCACGGATGGGGCACTTTAAAGCAAGAACCCCTTATGGAAGACCAGGCTGAACATGATGCAGAGGCTGACATGTCGAAAGACCTGAAGGAAGTCAAGCAAGAGGCCAGTCGCCCTCCTCCATCTAAGTAA
- a CDS encoding Schizosaccharomyces specific protein, which yields MNTRPPGDIKDQNISFEDDNQCDPSVLSSSPTRRWKNCTLQRRGSRASTTSEDCGERYRSRSRGSLATQYNPDANENHWYSKLEQMSSRTQDRNTEEESSADNMTSLHDQTVPNPIAEAWRKYFRKQVH from the coding sequence ATGAACACTCGTCCTCCCGGTGATATAAAGGATCAAAACATCTCGTTTGAAGACGATAACCAGTGTGATCCCTCTGTTCTTTCCAGCTCTCCAACTCGTCGTTGGAAAAATTGCACTCTACAAAGACGAGGATCCCGTGCATCTACAACTTCAGAAGATTGCGGCGAACGTTACCGCTCTCGTTCTCGAGGATCATTAGCAACACAGTATAACCCTGATGCTAATGAAAATCACTGGTATAGTAAATTAGAACAAATGTCGAGCAGAACCCAAGATAGAAACACAGAAGAGGAGTCGTCGGCGGACAATATGACTTCTCTTCACGATCAGACGGTTCCAAACCCAATTGCTGAAGCGTGGAGAAAATATTTCCGCAAACAAGTTCACTAA
- a CDS encoding Schizosaccharomyces specific protein, translated as MYSKNPRYDLAAYPGDPRRRLRKNVRFETPVEDDDEYREFEDSDSDDQKFEDRDPRKRVDPIQHMLLIHRLNRISQSSKHTFLFMLVCFVFFFFILIGFFSLRSH; from the coding sequence ATGTATTCCAAAAACCCAAGGTATGACCTCGCCGCCTACCCAGGCGACCCTCGCCGCCGACTTCGTAAAAATGTTCGATTTGAAACGCCTGTCGAAGACGACGATGAATACCGTGAATTTGAAGACAGTGACAGTGATGATCAAAAGTTTGAAGATCGCGATCCTCGAAAACGCGTTGATCCCATCCAACATATGCTACTCATCCACCGTCTCAACCGTATCTCCCAATCCTCTAAACATACTTTCCTCTTTATGCTTGTgtgctttgtttttttctttttcatcttaATCGGCTTTTTCTCACTTCGTTCTCATTAA